GATTTATACTATAGAGAAGAAGAAATTGGATTTAATCGCGGATAAACAAGACGAAGAAGAAAGCAAGCGCTGTGCCCTGTGTTTATGTACGCGATGAGAACTATCATTTAATTGGCGTATTACTATTCTTAAGTGCATGTAAAATATATGATCTAACAACGATGAATTATAACCCGACGATTTAAGTCAGAAGGACCAAGCTAGCTGGTTCCTTTCGCGTCTGCTAGGGACCTACGCTAACTATAGTTAGCATACTTTCCCTCGGCCGCTTGTTTTGCTGTGATCGGACAATACAACCGCGTTATTTTACATCCATGAGGCTCTAGATCGGGAAGATTTGAGGGAAAAGTGGTGGTATCCATGCGGGATAGCGGCACCAAATAGCGGCACCAACATGTCTTTAGTCGCCTATGGCAGCAGTGATGACAGCGATGGTGAAGGAACGTCGAGCAAGGAAGGCACAGCTGGGCTCTTCTCCCTTCTGCCAGCCCCCAAAAAGCCATCTGCGGCGGACGGGACGTCGAGTGCCGACCCCCGGCACTGCAAGACGAGTTTATTGTCAGGTTTGCCCAAACCCAAGAAGCGCACGGAGCCTGTGAGGATTACCGTACCGCAAATCGAGAAGCACGACGTGAGTGTTGTAATGCAAACAAATACATAATAAGCAGGGAATTATAGAtcgtgattgttttttgtttgttattagtCAGACTCGGATGATGACGAGCCAGCAAAGAAGAAACTCCAATCCCAGGTAGGGACACCTGGCAAGTGTTCTCAGCGCAAGGGACAAGAAGTTCATAGTTAAGGATAGATTGTACGATGTGAAGTGATCtgtagcccctttcacacagagATCCCACAAAATTGCAATCAGGCATTTTGCTAGTGTTCAATTTAACATCCTTTCTCCCTGCCTTCCTCCCCTCAGGGCGCAGGTAGCGGTTTGTCTTCTCTCCTGCCGCAACCCAAAAACCTGACTAGAAAGGTGACCGACAGACCTTTAATTCCCCACACGCTCACCAAGCGCCCGGAACCCAAAGGCACCTCCGCGCCAGGCCTGCTGGGCCACAGCGCGTCCCCCTCCGCCATCAAAGCGGCGGCCAAGTCGGCGGCGAGGCAGCTGGCCAGACAAATCGTAGCCACGGACGAGCACGAGGAGGACATCTTGCCGCAGAATTACTTCTCGCTGGGCGAGAGCCCCGAGCCGCCGCCCCCGGCCGTCACTCCGAGTTACGAACCCGAGCCCGTAGTCGCCGCCGTGGAGCCGCTCCCCGTGCCTCTTCCTCCCCCGCTTCCTCCTCCGCCGCCCGGTGACGAGTTGGGTCAGTCGGACGCCCCCCTGGACTTCGGGGGAGGGCACGAGGGGGCTGGCGCGTGGGGAGGCCAGTATCCTCAGTATCAGCAGCCCATGGCAGGACCCGAGTCTTATCCTGAGGTATACGTGTGTCAAAATTCAACAGATAGGCTGTGACATGAACGACATGGGTGACATCATCTCATTCAACAGGGATACGATGGCAATGAAGCATATTACCAAGATCCAAGCTCAGGCTTGCCTGAAGACGAGGAGCCTGGTAACTCGGCCATGTTTGATGACGAAGCGGTAAGACAAGGGCTATTTTCTCcctttaactaaaaaaaacatctacaacttaactctttgactgccagacgttttcagaaaaaggatgccgtgggtgccagccgatttaagcatttttgactgatctttcaaggtccacagaaaatgatgtgtttggactatggaaacacacatactaccaaatgaaagattggactctcatctttcatcagaaaaaaaagtttgtttctaccttattccgtttttcagtaatcaacaatagaaaatggttagtttcacctctgttttgaaaaaaacgtattttaacgtctttggcactcctccataggattttactaaacgttatttaacgtttttggcagtcaaagagttaagttaagTGGAACACCCCAAAATGTCCTAAATACAGCAGAAGGTAACTCGTAATGGCAAAGTAGGGGAATTAATGATACATTAAGAACAGGAAATAGAATTTGCTGATGACAAAGTGTGATGCTATTCATTTTCTGTGCTGCGTACAGTTCATGCGGCTTCAGGGCAAAAGGAACCGGGgcaaagaggaagtcaagtttCTGGAAATTAAGGGTGACGACCAGCTGATTGGCCACCAGCAGTGGATTACCAAAAGCATGTCGGAGGAGAAGCAGACCCGCGGGTCCTTCAGCAAGGTACGACCCAGAACCACTACCCGATttcatacagtaaaaaaaaaaattctgattgtACTGTTTTTTGCCTGCAGAAAAGGGGAGGAATGCCCACGGGACAACAGAGGCGCAAGCACCAGATTACGTATCTCATCCACCAGGTGAGGCGGCCGAAACGTACACATGACCATATATGGTCGGTGCTTCCTCTTTCGGCAAGAGACTGGCCACATAAACAGATCAGAGGTGGAGGATCacaaaaatggccgccatgtCACCATTTTCATACCAGGGTTTACATGTGGGGTCATTAGGGCACCACCCCCGAGCGGTGTATGTAAAAAAGTAGTCAAGTAGGCATGCTTTAATCCTCTCTCTTGAACTATACCTTAATAAATGAAATTTTCAAATGGGGGGCAGACAGTGAGTCTTGCAATCGATGGGCCGAAACAACTGTAAAGTATTTCTCTCTTTAGGCGAAGGAACGCGAGCTGGAGCTGAAGAACAGCTGGGCGGAAAACCGGATGACCCGCCGGCAGACGCAGGCCAAATACGGCTTCTGAGCGTCGCGCCGTTTCGTGGTCCGGCGTCGAGAGGACTGGAGCTTCCCGTAGATTTCAACAAACTGTAATCCACATTTTCCTCACCCGTTTGACCATGACTCTGTTTTAAAGTACACCAAGTTCTCTTCCAGACACTTGCTG
The sequence above is drawn from the Vanacampus margaritifer isolate UIUO_Vmar chromosome 17, RoL_Vmar_1.0, whole genome shotgun sequence genome and encodes:
- the prcc gene encoding proline-rich protein PRCC encodes the protein MSLVAYGSSDDSDGEGTSSKEGTAGLFSLLPAPKKPSAADGTSSADPRHCKTSLLSGLPKPKKRTEPVRITVPQIEKHDSDSDDDEPAKKKLQSQGAGSGLSSLLPQPKNLTRKVTDRPLIPHTLTKRPEPKGTSAPGLLGHSASPSAIKAAAKSAARQLARQIVATDEHEEDILPQNYFSLGESPEPPPPAVTPSYEPEPVVAAVEPLPVPLPPPLPPPPPGDELGQSDAPLDFGGGHEGAGAWGGQYPQYQQPMAGPESYPEGYDGNEAYYQDPSSGLPEDEEPGNSAMFDDEAFMRLQGKRNRGKEEVKFLEIKGDDQLIGHQQWITKSMSEEKQTRGSFSKKRGGMPTGQQRRKHQITYLIHQAKERELELKNSWAENRMTRRQTQAKYGF